The region TTCTGCTCTTTGGTCCCAATAAGCTTCCTGAATTGGGGCGGGCAGTCGGGCGTACCTTCCGTGAATTCAAGGATGGTGCACGGGAGATTGTGAACGAGCCGGAACCGGCCAAGCGGAGCGAGACACCTGCTCCTGCGGCCTCGCAGACGGTAGCAGCAGAACTTCCGCAGGACCGCCGTCTGCCGGAATAATTGTAAGGTTCCCACGCAGGGGCGTCTTTCCCAGGTCTGCTAATAGACTGGGACGGCGCCCTTTTTTTGAAATATAAGCATTTAAATGTTGCACACGATAAATTATCCATTGCTAATATATCTATCCGGGTGGTGTCAGTCATGTCTCTGGAAGCGGAAGAAATGTCCCTCGTCGATCATCTGACGGAGCTGCGCAGACGTCTTATCTACGTGCTGATTGTATTTGTGGCCGGACTTGTGCTGGGCTTATTCGTCGCCAAACCAATCTATCTGTACCTGATCAGCGCCGACGCTGCGCAAGGCTTTGTACTGCATGCGTTCTCCTTCTGGGACGGGATCGGGATGTATATGAAGATCGCCATGGCGGTCTCGCTGGTCTTCTCCGTACCGTTCATTGCCTTCCAGCTATGGGCATTCATCAGCCCCGGTCTGCGTCCTGTGGAGCGGAGTGCTGCCCTGCGATATGTGCCTTATGTGTTTGTGTTGTTTATTGCCGGCATTGCTTTTGCCTATTACATAGTATTCCCTATGGCCTTGTCCTTCACCATTTCGATTACGCGGAATATGGGGCTTGAAGAGACCTACGGCATCGCTGAATACTTCAACTTCCTGTTCAGTCTGGTGATTCCGCTGGCCCTGCTCTTCGAGCTGCCGCTGATTGTCATGTTCCTGACCAAGCTTAGGGTGCTGAATCCGCTGCGTCTGCGCAAGATGCGCCGTTATGCCTATTTCGCGCTTGTGTTTATTGCTGTGGTCATTACGCCGCCTGATTTCATCTCGGACTTTCTGGTGACAATTCCGCTGCTGGTGCTGTATGAATTCAGTGTGTTTCTGTCCGCGTTCGTCTACCGCAGGCAATTGGCCGAGGACGCCAAGCGGGAGGCGCGGTATGTGAAGGCAGAATGAATGGATGGGGGGCATAAACTGCCCCTTGATGGATAGAATGTAGGAAAGTGTGTGCCGGACAAGCACTGAAACCATAATTTTGCAAAAAAACAAATACGATTTTACGTAAAAGGACTTGAAATCCGCCTTCAAGTTGAGTATCATAAAAATTGTTGTTAGCACTACAGAGGGTTGAGTGCTAACGCTGCGAGAAAACCGGGATTGGCCGCAGCAATACCCCTTCAGGGATGCTGATGGTGCAGATCCCCGCAGTTCAATCTATGTTTTCAAGGCAAAACACATAATTTCAAAGGAGGCTATTTTTTCATGATTAAACCACTAGGTGAACGCGTATTGGTAGAACCAAGCGAGCAACAGGAAACCACTTCTTTCGGGATCGTGCTTCCGGACTCTTCCAAAGAGAAGCCGCAAGAAGGTACTATTATCGCTGTAGGCAGCGGGGCTTTGAAAGACGGAGTCCGTGTAGCGCTGGAAGTGAAAGAGGGCGACCGTGTGCTTTTCTCGAAATATGCCGGAACTGAAATCAAATACGAAGGCAAAGAATATCTGATTATGAAAGAAAGCGACATCCACGCTATTCTTGACTAGTCTTGAACGTCTCTCATAATTCAGATTCAGAATACATTCACAAATTATATTAGGAGGTTAACTATACAATGGCTAAAGAAATTAAGTTCAGTGAAGATGCTCGCCGTGCAATGCTGCGCGGGGTTGACGCTTTGGCAAATGCAGTAAAGGTTACACTGGGTCCAAAAGGCCGCAACGTGGTGCTGGAGAAGAAATTCGGCAGCCCGCTGATCACTAACGATGGTGTAACCATCGCCAAAGAAATCGAACTCGAAGATGCCTTCGAGAACATGGGCGCACAGCTCGTTAAAGAAGTAGCTACCAAGACTAATGATGTAGCAGGTGACGGTACTACAACTGCAACGGTTCTGGCTCAGGCTATGATCCGCGAAGGTCTGAAGAACGTAACTGCAGGCGCTAACCCGATGGTTATGCGTAAAGGGATCGACAAAGCAGTTAAGGCTGCTGTCGCTGAACTGCAGAATATCGCTAAGCCGATTGTGGATTCCCAAGCGATCGCACAAGTAGCTGCAATCTCCGCTGCTGACGAAGAAGTGGGCCAACTGATTGCTGAAGCTATGGAAAAAGTGGGCAAGGACGGCGTTATCACCGTTGAAGAATCCCGCGGATTCCTGACTGAGCTTGAAGTGGTTGAAGGTATGCAGTTCGACCGTGGATACATTTCCCCGTACATGATCACGGATACGGACAAGATGGAAGCCGTTCTGGAGAACCCGTACATCCTGATCACAGACAAGAAAATCAGCAGCACTCAAGAAATTCTTCCGCTCTTGGAGAAGATCGTTCAACAGGCACGTCCGCTGGTAATTATCGCTGAAGATATCGAAGGCGAAGCTCAGGCGATGCTGATCGTGAACAAACTGCGCGGAACCTTCAACGCTGTGGCTGTTAAGGCTCCTGGATTCGGCGACCGCCGTGAAGCGATGCTGCAGGATATCGCTGCTCTGACAGGCGGCCAAGTGATCACTGAGAAGCTGGGTCTTGATCTCAAGAGCACTTCCATTGAGCAACTGGGTAATGCCCGTCAAGTGCGCGTAACCAAAGAAAACACTACAATCGTAGACGGAAGCGGCGACAAGGCGGACATCAATGCACGCGTTAGCCAAATCCGTTCCCAGCTGGAAGAAACGACTTCCGAGTTCGACAAAGAAAAACTGCAGGAGCGTCTGGCTAAATTGGCTGGCGGCGTAGCCGTTGTCAAAGTCGGTGCTGCGACTGAAACTGAACTGAAAGAGCGTAAGCTCCGCATCGAAGATGCCCTGAACGCAACCCGCGCTGCGGTTGAAGAAGGTATCGTATCCGGTGGGGGTACAGCTCTTGTGAACGTATATGCTGCTGTAGCTGCTGTTGTAGCTGAAGGCGACGAAAGAACTGGCGTTAACCTCGTGCTGCGCGCACTGGAAGAGCCTGTTCGTACGATCGCTGCTAACGCAGGCCAGGAAGGTTCCGTTATCGTGGACCGCCTGAAAAAAGAAGCCATCGGCATCGGCTACAACGCTGCTACCGATGAGTGGGTAAACATGTTCGAAGCAGGGATCGTTGACCCTGCCAAGGTAACCCGTTACGCGCTGCAGAACGCAGCTTCCGTAGCTGCTATGTTCCTGACTACCGAAGCCGTTATCGCTGACAAGCCAGAACCACCTAGTGCTGGCGGCGGAATGCCGGATATGGGCGGCATGGGCGGTATGGGCGGCATGATGTAATAAGGGTTACAAACCCTTATGCATCAAGGGTTTTCTGAGAAGGAAACCCCGTTTGACCACATGATGCAAAAATAAGAGACTTCCTATGAGTTCATTGAACTTGTGGGAAGTCTCTTTTTCTTCAATCTAATTCTTGATCTAGAAGAGGTTTTACTAAACGACGCACTTCGTCTGTTGAAGTGGTTTCCATTAATTGGTCTCGCAGTTCGTCTGCGCCTCTAAATCCACGAACATAGATTTTGAAATAGCGAAGAAGTGGTTTAAATGAACGTGGCAAGGTTTCTGTTGAATATTTATCATGAAGATCCAACTGTAAAAGAAGTAAATTGAGAAAATCCTTCGCGCTATGTTCTTTAGAGTCTTTCTCAAAAGCAAATGGATTAGTGAAAATGCCGCGGCCAATCATGATACCATCAACGCCGTATTGTTCAACTATTTTTAATCCTGTTGCGCGGTCCGGAATATCTCCATTAATGGTTAACAACGTATTTGGGGCAATTTCATCGCGCAATTTTTTTATTTCAGGAATTAGTTCCCAGTGTGCAGCTACTTTACTCTTCTCTTTTTTGGTACGAAGGTGAATGGAAAGATTCGCAATATCTTGTTTCAATATATGTCCTAACCAATCGCGCCACTCATCAATTTTAGAGTAACCTAATCTTGTTTTAACACTAACCGGCAATCCACCTGCTTTTGCTGCTTGAATAATTTCTGCTGCAACTTCAGGATGGCGTATTAATCCAGCCCCTTTTCCACTGGCTGCGGCGTTTTGTGCCGGGCATCCCATGTTTATATCGATACCACGAAAACCAAGTTTTTTCATATCAATACTCATCTGTTCAAAAAGTGCAGGTTTATTGCCCCAAATATGAGCGACAATCGGTTGCTCATCCGCTGTGAACATTAACCGGCCACCTACATTTTCTTTTCCAACAGGATGACAATAATTTTCTGCACTTGTGAATTCTGTGAAAAATACGTCAGGTTTTGCAGCTTCACTAATGACGTGACGAAATACAATATCTGTGACGTCTTCCATTGGAGCTAATATAAAAAACGGTTTCGGTAAATCCAGCCAAAAGTTTGGTTCGTTACTCATATTATCTTCTCCTGTTGCAACATATAAAAACGATATAATCTATAGCTAAGTCTTTTACCCATCCTACATAGACTAACACATTTTGTTAGGGGATGTGAATCAATTAGGCATCCTTAAAAGTCTGATCTCCTGGAGATCAGGCTCTTTTTGCTGTTGGCCAGAAGGGAGCGGCAAGCGCGAACTTAAAGATTTCTTTAACTTTCACACAGGGGTTAATCCGCCATGTAGAATTGTAGCTTAATAGGATTAATCAATTGAAGGGCCGGAACATGATGACAAAAATCAGAGGTTTTATCATTTTTTTAGTCTTTCTTCTTGCAACAACTCCATCATCAGCAGCGGCACAAAGCTCCAGCTATGCAGAAGCGCTTAACCACTTGGGATTGTTCAGTGGAACGGAGAATGGATATGAGCTGTCGCGGGTGCCTACCAGGGCAGAAGCCCTTGTAATGATGCTGCGTCTGTGGGGCAAGGAGAAGGAGGTCCTGAAAAGCACCTACAACAGTCCATTTACTGATACAGGGTGGGAAAGCCGCTACGTGTCGTATGCCTATACCAAGGGTGTTGTTAATGGAATAGATGAGTTTCGTTTTGGCGGTAACCGGCCCATCTCGCTTAACCAGTATTGTTCAATGGTTTTAAGGGTGCTCAGATATTCAGAAACAAAGGGCGACTTCACTTATGGAACTGCGGTTTCTTTCGCCTCAATAGTTCTAGGAATAGACCTTACCCAAGAACGCGGATTCAACCGGGGAACGCTTGCAAAAATAAGCAGTTATGTTCTAAACACAAGACCCAAAGACCAGCTTGCAACGCTAGGTCAAACCCTTAGTACAGCAAATATTTTCACCACGCAAGCTTTAAACGAGGCGAGGTCACTTTGGGAGCAGGATAAAAAGTTGAATGGAACGACGATTTTAATCTATGCAGTGGGTTCTGACCTTGAATCACAGCAAGGCCGGTTAACCGATGACCTGGAAGAAATTTTGCGGGGTCAGCCCAACCAAAATACGAAAATCCTGCTGCAAACAGGCGGAACGCTCAACTATCACAACAAATATATGACCGATGGAGCAGCCGAACGCTTTGAAGTTAGTCTTGGACAACTGCAAAAGCACGAAAGCCACATCCAAACCGCCGCATCAGACCCTAAAACACTAAAGGATTTTCTTGTATGGGGCAAAACCGTTGCACCAAATGATCGTTACATTCTGATTCTATGGGACCATGGGTATGGAACAATGGGCGGATTTGGCGCAGACGAGCTAAATGAACGAAAAACGATGAAGGTCTCGGAGCTTTCCCAAGCAATCGATTCATCAGATATGTATTTCGACTTAATCGTCTTTGATGCATGCCTTATGGGCACCGTTGAAACTGCCTATGCACTTAGAAATCAGGGCAAATATCTCATAGCTTCTGAAGATTCAACGCCCGCAGCAGGCTTGTACTATACCACATGGATAGGTGCGCTAGAGCGAAACCCGCAGATCAGCACTGAAAGGATAGGGCGCTTAATTTTAGATTCCTTTACCCTTCATTCGGGGATGGAAGCTAAGATGCAAACCACCCTATCAATGATGAAGCTGTCTCAGGCGGAATCCCTGGTTAAGGCCATAGAACATACAGAATTTGATCTCTCCCTAACAGACCTTGCCAACCGCTCAGAGCTATTAGGCAAGAACGACGGGATATTCGATCAATATGATCTTATAGAGATTATGGGCCAATCCTCAGAAGTCACTGCTGCCGCCCAAGCACTTGCCTTCGAAGTAAGAAATTCAGCAGGCTATAACCATCGGGGCGGCGTAGCGGTATATGTCCCTAACAAAAAAATGGAACTCACACATCAAATGAAACAAGAGCTACAAGCCATTGGTCTTAGCTCAAAATACATAGAAACTATTTTCTAACGAGGAGGTATTTTATGAAGAAGATTATAAGTTTGATGCTGGTATTCTCGCTTTTACTATCAGTAGCACCTGTGTATGCGAATGTAGCAACAGAGTACACTTATGTGTTTGGTGTGAAAACAGGAGGCAACGAGGACGGCGGAACGGGTGATAATATTTATATGGGCGTAAGTACATATGAATCTGGAGCAAGCTCTGATCAAGCAGCAAATTTTGGCGGCGCTGCCGCTTGGTCTGATACACAACATACATTTAAATTGCAAAATACTCCACCGTGGAGAATGAACGAGCTCGTTTTTTGGCTGGTGGGCAGTGATGACTGGTACGGTGAGTCGGTGGTTCTGTGGCTTCCTCAAATTGGCGGAAACATAAATCCAACACAGACGAAGACCATTCCAATATACTCATGGACAAAAAATCAGGACAGACTGTATCGTGACATTTCGGATGTAACCAAAAGAAAATTCACAGATATGGGTGACGTTGATAAGCATGGAGGAGAGTTCTATCTGGATGCGAATTCGTCAGGCTCTGAACGTGCAGAGTGGGACAACTATGTCAGAGATCAATATGGCCACTATGACATTATGCAATATGAGGATGCTCCTGTTGTCAGCTATAGCGTTTCGGACGACGCTGTGGGCAGGGATTGGTTAACATTCCAGGAACCGACAAAAACAAAAACGTTTGAGCTCAATATTGACCGCAAGAAGCTTCACGATCAGATGGTTGCCAAGGACAAAGCAGAGATTTCGCTGACCTATAGAGTGGCGCTGCTTGCCCAGTCTACCAATGCTGAGAGCCTCGGGGGAACTTTTGCCCATACAAGTTCAGGAAATCCCGAGGTTAAAACCTATTTGACAACAAAGATAGGGCAAGCGGACTACTATTATAAAGATGTAACGTATACGTTCTATCGTAGCATTTATAACCTCGGCAACCCCGATATCACTCAAACGGTTACCTATTCACCGAGCCAGGACAATCTGTATCTCAACCGTAAATTCACAGATGTTAATATCACGGTTGAAGCGGTGTCCATTCATAAAAAAACTATGACGCAAGAAATTAAAACGGAGCTTATCACCAACCTCCAAGCCACGCCTGTGTTATATCTTGGAAACAGTACGGAAACACCGCTTACCAGCCTTACCATGACCAAACTGCAGGGCAATGACGGCAAACCAAACGGCAAGCTTCAGTTCACTGGACAAGTCCCGCTTGATGTTAGCGTAGTTGAAAGCGAGGGCGTAAGGCTTCAGCTTGACAACGTCTCTACCCATCTAACGAAAAAAGGTCAGGCGCAGGCCTATTATTTGGAGAATCCCACTCCAGAATCACCGTCATCACAAAGCTTTTATTTCTCAACTCACAAAGTGGACACCAAAACCCCAACGGTAAGAGTGACTGACCAAACTGGAAATGACCTGACGGGGGCAGATTCCATTCAAGGCAACATCAAAAAGCTGCATGAATTCTATATGGTGGCCAGCGAAACCCTCTATCCAGAAGGAAATGTCGCCCACAGCGAGTCGAATCAAAACTATTTTAATTATGAGCTGTACAAGAAAACCGGTGATTCCTATGAACCGGCCATGACCCGAATCACAAACTTTGACGGTACAGGAAACAGAGCAAGAGTTACCGCACCTATAAACACGCAGGTTATCAATGGCGTTAGCCTAAAGCTAAGTCCAATCGATCGGGCGGAAGGCGAATTCAAGCTTCGGCTGTATGGATGGGATCAAGCCGACAATCCGCTTGGCGGAGAGGCCGGATATGCAGAAATTGAGAATATCCTAATCGATAATCTGGCTCCGCGAGTGACCGTAACCGAGACGGTACATCCGCAAGATGCACAGCTCCGCAAAAGAAATGACTATAGCTTTGAAATGAATGATCTTGAGCAAAGCAATAACGGCTGGTCAAGAACTTATTATACCTTTATGAACGGGATTGCGGCACCGCCTGACACGCCAATCCATCAGATTAAACCTGCCTCCGCAGAAATTGCTTCAACTCAAGGCGCATGGGCATTCGTAGACTCAGAAGGTGATAGCACAACTGCCATTCTATCCATTCCAAAAGGGGACAACTTTGAGGGAACGCTCTATTATTTCACCGTAGACTCACTTGGAAACGATTCTAGAAACGAGCAAGCCTCCAGATACTATAAAAAGCCTGTGAGTATGTTCAATGGAAATGTTGCTGACACCCTCCATACGGAGGATTCCAGTCTGCCAAAGCCGTATTTTGACATTAGCTTTGACGTAAGCAATCCAAACCTTGAAACGAGTTACCGGTGGATTTCTGATCCTGGCAATGACAACAGCTTTACACAAAAATTTAAAGTGTACGAATCAAGCGATGATGTTGGTGCAGCTGAAAAAACGAATCTTAGCGGAACCAAAGTGCTGATGGACGGGAAATATATCCTTGAATATCGTGTGAAAAATAAACAGTCTGGTAATACTGCTGAATTTTCACAAGAATACACGTATGACGCCTATCCCCCGGAGATTAAATTTACCGTAGGAAGTCAGCACGATCATTTCAAATCATCCCATCAAATTAACGTGAAAGTGGCAGACCGCAGTGGAATTGCCAGTGCATATTACTATGTATCCAAGCCGGATTCAGAGATGAGAATTGAAGATATGCCCAACTATCCGCTGACACTGACACTTGGCAGTGACAACATAGCCCAGGTTAATCAAACCTTGACCCTGACAGGACTTCCATCAGGTGCGTACAGCATTGTGGTTGTGGCCAAAGACCCGCATGGCAGAGAAAGTAAAAAGGTGTCCCCCTACTTTGGGATGAGGTCAGAACCTGCGGTAATTGATACCTTAAACTTTGCGGGAGCAAAGATTGTAAACGGAATGGGTACAACCACGGATGGAACCTATAGTATCAATGCTGTGTTGAATGAGCCCCATGCAACATGGACTTCTGACAGCGCAACGAAATATCAGAACCCGGTATATTATGCAGCAACGGACGGCCTGCCAACAGATAACGGCGTTTTAGTTCCTGAGTTCACAGCGAGCAACAATTCCGGCGGTAATTATGCATTTACACTCGACACACCGGTTCCGCTTCAAGAAGGTGTCAACACTATCTATTTCCAGTTTGGACTTATCAATGCTCCTGCGGACGACAGACCGGAGTTTGTAACAGAAGCAAGACCGCTCACCATTCTGTATGATAGCCAGGCACCAACCTTTGAATTGCCGGACTATAGCACCATACAGCCAACCAACGCATCAGTGACAGCAACAATAATCGCAAGTGATGCGGGTACAGGGATTAGCAAACTGACCGTTGCACCCGAGGATGCTGACAAAATCACGGTTTCTCCCTATACAGACGGTGCATTCACAGTAACGGTAAGCGAAAATATAACCACAAATCTGATCTTGTCTGACGAGCTTGGCAATCGTGTTCTAGTTCCTATTTCCGTATCTAACATTGACCGGGCAGCTCCATCTGCGCTTGCTTCAAGTGACACCGTGACCAAAGGAGCAAGACAGGATGGTGTGGTTACAGTTGATGTCTCAGACAAGCATGACACAACCGTCTCCTTCGCACTTATTCAAGATCCGGCAGCAAACCCTATTCTAACCGAAGCGGACTATGCGCTGTTTCAATCAAGCCCATCCGTGGAAATGCAGAGCAGTCCGGTCGTCATTAATGGCGAAGGCAACAAACAAAAAACCTACACCATTGACTTGAAGGGGCTTAGCGGAAGCTATGCCATTGGGATCAAAGCCGCCGACACCGCAGGAA is a window of Paenibacillus sp. FSL H3-0469 DNA encoding:
- the tatA gene encoding twin-arginine translocase TatA/TatE family subunit; translation: MLGGIGTPGIILLVILALLLFGPNKLPELGRAVGRTFREFKDGAREIVNEPEPAKRSETPAPAASQTVAAELPQDRRLPE
- the groES gene encoding co-chaperone GroES gives rise to the protein MIKPLGERVLVEPSEQQETTSFGIVLPDSSKEKPQEGTIIAVGSGALKDGVRVALEVKEGDRVLFSKYAGTEIKYEGKEYLIMKESDIHAILD
- a CDS encoding clostripain-related cysteine peptidase, with translation MMTKIRGFIIFLVFLLATTPSSAAAQSSSYAEALNHLGLFSGTENGYELSRVPTRAEALVMMLRLWGKEKEVLKSTYNSPFTDTGWESRYVSYAYTKGVVNGIDEFRFGGNRPISLNQYCSMVLRVLRYSETKGDFTYGTAVSFASIVLGIDLTQERGFNRGTLAKISSYVLNTRPKDQLATLGQTLSTANIFTTQALNEARSLWEQDKKLNGTTILIYAVGSDLESQQGRLTDDLEEILRGQPNQNTKILLQTGGTLNYHNKYMTDGAAERFEVSLGQLQKHESHIQTAASDPKTLKDFLVWGKTVAPNDRYILILWDHGYGTMGGFGADELNERKTMKVSELSQAIDSSDMYFDLIVFDACLMGTVETAYALRNQGKYLIASEDSTPAAGLYYTTWIGALERNPQISTERIGRLILDSFTLHSGMEAKMQTTLSMMKLSQAESLVKAIEHTEFDLSLTDLANRSELLGKNDGIFDQYDLIEIMGQSSEVTAAAQALAFEVRNSAGYNHRGGVAVYVPNKKMELTHQMKQELQAIGLSSKYIETIF
- a CDS encoding tRNA-dihydrouridine synthase; translation: MSNEPNFWLDLPKPFFILAPMEDVTDIVFRHVISEAAKPDVFFTEFTSAENYCHPVGKENVGGRLMFTADEQPIVAHIWGNKPALFEQMSIDMKKLGFRGIDINMGCPAQNAAASGKGAGLIRHPEVAAEIIQAAKAGGLPVSVKTRLGYSKIDEWRDWLGHILKQDIANLSIHLRTKKEKSKVAAHWELIPEIKKLRDEIAPNTLLTINGDIPDRATGLKIVEQYGVDGIMIGRGIFTNPFAFEKDSKEHSAKDFLNLLLLQLDLHDKYSTETLPRSFKPLLRYFKIYVRGFRGADELRDQLMETTSTDEVRRLVKPLLDQELD
- the tatC gene encoding twin-arginine translocase subunit TatC; amino-acid sequence: MSLEAEEMSLVDHLTELRRRLIYVLIVFVAGLVLGLFVAKPIYLYLISADAAQGFVLHAFSFWDGIGMYMKIAMAVSLVFSVPFIAFQLWAFISPGLRPVERSAALRYVPYVFVLFIAGIAFAYYIVFPMALSFTISITRNMGLEETYGIAEYFNFLFSLVIPLALLFELPLIVMFLTKLRVLNPLRLRKMRRYAYFALVFIAVVITPPDFISDFLVTIPLLVLYEFSVFLSAFVYRRQLAEDAKREARYVKAE
- the groL gene encoding chaperonin GroEL (60 kDa chaperone family; promotes refolding of misfolded polypeptides especially under stressful conditions; forms two stacked rings of heptamers to form a barrel-shaped 14mer; ends can be capped by GroES; misfolded proteins enter the barrel where they are refolded when GroES binds) encodes the protein MAKEIKFSEDARRAMLRGVDALANAVKVTLGPKGRNVVLEKKFGSPLITNDGVTIAKEIELEDAFENMGAQLVKEVATKTNDVAGDGTTTATVLAQAMIREGLKNVTAGANPMVMRKGIDKAVKAAVAELQNIAKPIVDSQAIAQVAAISAADEEVGQLIAEAMEKVGKDGVITVEESRGFLTELEVVEGMQFDRGYISPYMITDTDKMEAVLENPYILITDKKISSTQEILPLLEKIVQQARPLVIIAEDIEGEAQAMLIVNKLRGTFNAVAVKAPGFGDRREAMLQDIAALTGGQVITEKLGLDLKSTSIEQLGNARQVRVTKENTTIVDGSGDKADINARVSQIRSQLEETTSEFDKEKLQERLAKLAGGVAVVKVGAATETELKERKLRIEDALNATRAAVEEGIVSGGGTALVNVYAAVAAVVAEGDERTGVNLVLRALEEPVRTIAANAGQEGSVIVDRLKKEAIGIGYNAATDEWVNMFEAGIVDPAKVTRYALQNAASVAAMFLTTEAVIADKPEPPSAGGGMPDMGGMGGMGGMM